In a single window of the Dreissena polymorpha isolate Duluth1 chromosome 3, UMN_Dpol_1.0, whole genome shotgun sequence genome:
- the LOC127874650 gene encoding hepatic leukemia factor-like, producing MADAALDLSAKSTAVTNSGDSVRRPFPYDTSPSPRTPLKKSYKFDADDNDSDSSAPRSSRKPVSAPVTSSIRDSPCSVSNTINDKNDSLPSSPSTPSSAGRPFKSYAMDSMASVFSSPSASLFAASPSSVMAGLPAGFGLSSLYDGTSPFPSFPVTPLTSHLLQRKRRAESRSSISSANDPNSDGEGKKLTHVPDEKKDGCYWERRRKNNEAAKRSRDNRRQKEEEIAMRAAFLEQENLKLRAQVAILKNETAKLHYMLYNRI from the coding sequence ATGGCGGACGCGGCTCTGGATCTCTCTGCCAAGTCAACGGCGGTGACAAATTCCGGTGACAGTGTCCGCCGTCCTTTCCCGTACGATACCTCGCCGTCGCCTCGTACACCCCTCAAGAAAAGTTACAAATTCGACGCCGACGACAACGACAGCGATTCGTCGGCACCCAGGTCGTCCAGAAAGCCGGTGTCGGCACCCGTCACAAGCAGCATACGCGATTCGCCGTGTTCAGTCTCAAACACGATTAATGACAAAAATGATTCGCTTCCGTCATCGCCATCAACTCCTAGCTCCGCCGGCAGACCGTTCAAATCCTATGCAATGGACTCAATGGCTTCTGTGTTTTCGTCGCCATCCGCATCGCTGTTTGCGGCCTCCCCTAGCAGCGTCATGGCGGGACTTCCGGCCGGTTTCGGCCTATCTTCGCTGTATGACGGCACGTCACCTTTTCCGTCCTTTCCCGTCACCCCATTAACGTCTCATCTCCTACAGCGGAAGCGGCGCGCCGAGAGCCGCTCTAGTATCAGTTCCGCCAACGATCCGAATAGTGACGGGGAGGGGAAAAAGTTGACACACGTTCCTGATGAAAAGAAGGATGGCTGTTATTGGGAACGCAGAAGAAAAAACAACGAGGCAGCTAAACGATCTCGAGATAATAGAAGGCAAAAGGAAGAAGAAATCGCGATGCGAGCCGCGTTTTTGGAACAAGAAAATTTGAAATTACGTGCACAAGTGGCCATACTAAAAAACGAAACTGCGAAACTCCATTACATGTTGTATAACCGAATATGA